A genomic stretch from Amycolatopsis sp. 195334CR includes:
- a CDS encoding helix-turn-helix domain-containing protein, with protein sequence MSEDWAAVAKAISERVNELGWRQRELAERSHVSQAIVRELQHHTVERRRSARTLEALSTTLGWHSQHLLAVLEGRVPPHRDEPADDDRGLWSRLDALEDRLADITERLEDVQSNLATVVEHVRNKR encoded by the coding sequence GTGTCGGAAGATTGGGCGGCAGTCGCCAAGGCCATCAGCGAGCGCGTGAACGAACTCGGCTGGCGGCAACGCGAGCTGGCTGAGCGCTCGCACGTGTCGCAGGCGATCGTGCGCGAGCTGCAACACCACACGGTGGAACGGCGACGCAGCGCCAGAACGCTCGAAGCGCTGTCGACGACGCTCGGCTGGCACTCTCAGCACCTGCTTGCCGTGCTGGAAGGTCGGGTGCCTCCGCACCGCGACGAGCCGGCCGACGACGACCGCGGCCTGTGGTCGCGGCTCGACGCGCTCGAAGATCGGCTGGCCGACATCACCGAACGTCTTGAAGACGTCCAGAGCAACCTCGCGACCGTGGTCGAACATGTTCGCAATAAGCGCTGA
- a CDS encoding WhiB family transcriptional regulator: MITGEDDFWLIGIAWRLDRLRWVPASALNVVVTGQGLCMWPPLDTGPPGAGSDRELAARLCEGCSVLDECLELELRVGGDATVGVWGGLAEDDRRALRPHWLRRGERARDGGAL, from the coding sequence ATGATCACCGGCGAAGACGACTTCTGGCTGATCGGCATCGCCTGGCGACTCGACCGGCTTCGGTGGGTGCCAGCGAGCGCGCTGAACGTTGTTGTTACTGGTCAGGGGCTGTGCATGTGGCCGCCGCTGGATACCGGGCCGCCCGGCGCGGGCTCCGATCGCGAGTTGGCCGCTCGGCTGTGCGAGGGGTGCTCGGTCCTGGACGAGTGCCTGGAGCTGGAACTGCGGGTCGGTGGCGACGCCACGGTGGGTGTCTGGGGCGGGCTTGCCGAGGACGATCGGCGAGCGCTCCGGCCGCATTGGCTTCGCCGCGGTGAGCGCGCCCGGGACGGGGGTGCGCTATGA
- a CDS encoding Scr1 family TA system antitoxin-like transcriptional regulator: MTSDAPVPASDQAPSLRHCEQLGLELREYREHAGLDAAEVAEHLSWPQTRLDATEEGTRRVTASDLKALLSLYEVTGTEAKRLRALRVRASKEPPAATVPARYQQFHELQSAAIEQRTYAPTLLPPILQTDDYATAVNEHGSRPDQQTTADLAKYHVQQSTWLLNREQPFELHVVLGEAALYNVAGSSRTMIRQLDQLAKLVKLPHIHLQILPFAECGHATAESSFTLLTGDQSHPWLSTDDLLTTTCTNVPSAVITHQGAFATLTTRALNRDDSLDRLHAIRRSHATASQRRPDVNTEVCRRLRTKFNLTIDELAAAFDCSTETIGRHLTTYKPTDTLAEPIPYSMP; the protein is encoded by the coding sequence GTGACCTCCGATGCACCAGTTCCCGCCAGCGACCAGGCGCCCTCACTCCGCCACTGCGAACAGCTCGGTCTCGAACTCCGCGAGTACCGCGAGCACGCCGGCCTCGACGCCGCGGAAGTCGCCGAGCACCTGTCCTGGCCCCAAACTCGGCTGGACGCCACCGAAGAAGGCACCCGGCGCGTCACCGCGTCCGATCTCAAGGCCCTGCTCAGCCTGTACGAGGTCACCGGCACCGAAGCCAAGCGCCTCCGGGCTCTCCGCGTCCGCGCGAGTAAGGAACCGCCGGCCGCCACCGTTCCCGCCCGCTACCAGCAGTTCCACGAACTCCAGTCCGCCGCCATCGAACAGCGAACCTACGCCCCGACCCTGCTGCCCCCGATCCTGCAAACCGACGACTACGCCACTGCTGTGAACGAACACGGTTCCCGCCCAGACCAGCAGACCACCGCCGACTTGGCGAAGTACCACGTCCAGCAGAGCACCTGGCTCCTGAACCGCGAACAGCCCTTCGAACTACACGTCGTGCTCGGTGAAGCCGCGCTCTACAACGTCGCTGGCAGCAGCCGCACGATGATCAGGCAACTCGACCAGCTCGCCAAACTGGTCAAACTGCCCCACATCCACCTCCAAATCCTGCCCTTCGCCGAGTGCGGCCACGCCACCGCCGAATCCAGCTTCACCCTGCTCACCGGCGACCAGTCCCACCCCTGGCTCTCCACCGACGACCTACTCACCACCACCTGCACCAACGTCCCCTCCGCGGTCATCACCCACCAAGGTGCGTTCGCCACCCTCACCACGCGTGCCCTCAACCGCGACGACAGCCTCGACCGCCTCCACGCCATCCGCCGCAGCCACGCCACCGCCTCCCAACGACGCCCCGATGTCAACACCGAGGTCTGCCGTCGCCTCCGCACCAAGTTCAACCTGACCATCGACGAACTCGCCGCAGCCTTCGACTGCTCCACCGAAACCATCGGTCGACATCTGACCACGTACAAGCCGACCGACACACTTGCTGAGCCGATCCCATACAGCATGCCTTAA
- a CDS encoding recombinase family protein — protein MVRRIFAEYLDGNGDRAIANGLNRDGIPCPSARRPDQNRHRLADGWQGSTVRSILENPKYTGFAVFGRWTKHETLLDPDDVAAGHVVRFRRAEREQVVRSRRPAHPAIVSVEDFTEVQLLRRSRAAGGLKARRRLERGPRKTKWVYALRGRVRCGYCERKMEGTPRETRIYYRCAARTIVPGSPVLAEHPKNVYLPEAAVIDQLNGWIGAAFAPSNRDVTVRTMMRSAGAKADESSRADAVRRRLEDAERRMSRLQQAIEAGASPAAVVDAINRAQEERDAAREDFRRLPAGAAIGRAEVEAMVDYLGDVGRKLNRADPAKLQELYAVFGLDMVYYAKERMVDVTIRPPRRVNACVRGATCTLTTRLWLTNA, from the coding sequence GTGGTGCGCCGGATCTTCGCTGAGTACTTGGACGGCAACGGGGATCGGGCGATTGCGAATGGGCTGAACCGGGATGGGATTCCGTGCCCGTCGGCACGGCGGCCGGATCAGAACCGGCACCGGTTGGCTGATGGTTGGCAGGGCAGCACGGTTCGGTCCATTTTGGAGAATCCCAAGTACACCGGATTCGCGGTGTTCGGCAGGTGGACAAAGCACGAGACTTTGTTGGACCCCGATGACGTCGCGGCTGGACATGTGGTCCGCTTTCGGCGGGCTGAGCGGGAACAGGTGGTTCGGTCGCGGCGGCCGGCTCATCCCGCGATCGTGAGCGTTGAGGACTTCACCGAGGTCCAACTGCTGCGGCGGTCGCGGGCAGCGGGCGGATTGAAGGCACGACGGAGGTTGGAGCGCGGACCGAGGAAGACCAAGTGGGTGTATGCGCTGCGCGGTCGCGTTCGTTGCGGATACTGCGAGCGGAAGATGGAGGGCACGCCGCGGGAGACTCGGATCTACTACCGGTGTGCGGCGCGGACGATCGTCCCGGGCTCGCCGGTGCTGGCTGAGCATCCGAAGAACGTGTATTTGCCAGAGGCGGCGGTGATCGATCAGCTCAACGGATGGATCGGGGCAGCGTTCGCTCCGTCCAATCGAGACGTCACTGTTCGAACCATGATGCGCAGTGCAGGTGCGAAGGCAGACGAATCGTCTAGGGCGGACGCTGTGCGTCGACGGCTTGAGGACGCTGAGAGGCGGATGAGCAGGCTTCAGCAGGCGATTGAGGCGGGAGCGAGTCCGGCGGCTGTGGTGGACGCAATCAATCGGGCGCAAGAGGAGCGGGACGCCGCGCGGGAGGACTTCAGGCGGTTGCCAGCGGGCGCTGCGATCGGTAGAGCCGAGGTCGAGGCGATGGTGGACTACCTCGGAGACGTCGGCCGCAAGCTCAACCGTGCTGACCCGGCCAAGCTCCAAGAGCTCTACGCGGTGTTCGGCCTGGACATGGTCTACTACGCAAAAGAGCGGATGGTCGATGTGACCATCCGCCCGCCCCGTAGGGTTAATGCGTGTGTCCGAGGGGCGACTTGCACACTAACCACACGCTTGTGGCTGACCAACGCCTGA
- a CDS encoding signal peptidase I, producing MSDGWSTGNANEDGSETRGWLVGHFIDPSQGVRSSKDVEVKWANHPVGDKRAEWTSDDQRTTLVFLISGKFRVDVTGGSSTMSKQGDYVMWGPGIDHSWEAIEESVVLTVRWPSAT from the coding sequence GTGAGCGACGGCTGGAGCACCGGCAACGCCAACGAGGACGGCAGCGAGACTCGCGGCTGGCTGGTCGGCCACTTCATCGACCCGTCGCAAGGCGTCCGCTCGTCGAAGGACGTCGAAGTTAAGTGGGCCAACCATCCTGTTGGCGACAAGCGTGCCGAGTGGACCTCCGACGACCAGCGCACCACGCTCGTGTTCCTCATCTCCGGCAAATTCCGCGTCGATGTCACCGGCGGCAGCAGCACGATGAGCAAGCAGGGCGACTACGTCATGTGGGGCCCCGGCATCGACCACTCATGGGAAGCCATCGAGGAATCGGTAGTCCTCACCGTCCGCTGGCCCTCAGCAACCTAA
- a CDS encoding transcriptional regulator — protein MNSDGWTGQTACALQAALRLSNERFAEHLGIGVRTVAAWHQKPSLRPKSEMQQLLDTALERASDAERARFAELTSAQPAADPRLTEDPNIVAALDWLDRHARWAPGTSRQRVAERAAAIDPQSLRDRGTRRGWVSQRDVARTLADYYGPASLFTARCGDQLVNTSILTSTDWLDLDCPLLPRHDRLTVASALPEADLQLDEHAADVAVQRLAETLSMNTRMVNSPLYRLLDIAPAAQHLGGSLGVTHFVHYALTMDLLEGELVDAIAAGSSSPMPLRDRYLPDVATVLDLGNRLCSGGVLALTAIARSADPFRGEADYLLLVQERSGSVLNAARRLAVIPKGFHQPLNDVRRDAQVGATLRREMEEELFGRPDIDNTLGQQLSADPMHPSKLSEPMSWLIDQPGRLRMECTGFGLNLVSGNYEFASLIVIDDEDFWTRYGGVVEANWESETLRQYSTTDTELVTELLTDAAWSNEGLFAMLLGLRRLAETGGERVKLPPIEWEIGK, from the coding sequence ATGAATTCCGACGGCTGGACCGGCCAGACCGCTTGCGCACTTCAGGCCGCATTGCGCCTGAGCAACGAGCGGTTCGCCGAGCACCTCGGAATCGGCGTCCGCACGGTCGCCGCGTGGCATCAAAAACCGTCGCTCCGCCCCAAGTCGGAGATGCAACAACTCCTGGACACAGCGCTCGAACGCGCCTCGGACGCAGAGCGCGCCCGCTTCGCCGAACTCACCAGCGCACAGCCCGCAGCAGACCCGCGGCTCACCGAAGACCCGAACATCGTCGCCGCCCTCGACTGGCTCGACCGGCACGCGCGCTGGGCACCCGGCACAAGTCGGCAACGAGTCGCCGAGCGCGCCGCCGCCATCGATCCCCAGAGCCTTCGCGACCGCGGCACCCGACGCGGATGGGTCAGCCAGCGCGACGTCGCGCGCACCCTGGCCGACTACTACGGCCCCGCTAGCCTGTTCACGGCCCGATGCGGCGATCAACTCGTGAACACCAGCATCTTGACCAGCACTGATTGGCTAGATCTCGACTGCCCGTTGCTACCTCGGCACGACCGGCTCACCGTCGCCAGTGCCCTCCCAGAGGCAGACCTGCAGCTCGACGAACACGCCGCAGACGTCGCCGTTCAGCGCCTGGCCGAGACACTGTCCATGAACACCCGGATGGTCAACAGCCCGCTCTACCGCCTGCTCGACATCGCACCGGCCGCCCAGCACCTCGGCGGCTCGCTCGGCGTGACCCACTTCGTCCACTACGCACTGACCATGGACCTGCTCGAAGGCGAACTGGTCGACGCAATCGCCGCCGGCAGTTCGTCACCCATGCCGCTCCGAGACCGCTACCTACCCGACGTCGCCACCGTGCTCGACCTCGGAAACCGGCTCTGCTCCGGCGGCGTACTCGCCCTCACCGCCATCGCCCGCTCAGCCGACCCGTTCCGCGGCGAAGCCGATTACCTCTTACTCGTCCAGGAGCGCTCCGGCAGCGTCCTGAACGCCGCGCGCCGCCTGGCTGTGATCCCCAAGGGCTTCCACCAGCCGCTCAACGACGTCCGCCGAGACGCCCAGGTCGGCGCGACCCTGCGCCGCGAGATGGAAGAAGAGCTGTTCGGCCGTCCCGACATCGACAACACGCTCGGGCAGCAGCTGTCCGCCGACCCGATGCACCCCAGCAAGCTCTCCGAGCCGATGAGCTGGCTCATCGACCAACCCGGCCGCCTCCGCATGGAGTGCACCGGCTTCGGGCTCAACCTCGTCAGCGGCAACTACGAATTCGCCAGCCTGATCGTCATCGACGACGAAGACTTTTGGACACGTTACGGCGGCGTAGTCGAAGCCAACTGGGAGTCAGAAACCCTACGGCAGTATTCGACAACCGACACGGAACTCGTGACCGAACTACTAACCGACGCAGCTTGGAGCAACGAAGGATTATTCGCTATGCTCCTGGGGCTCCGACGGCTTGCCGAAACCGGCGGAGAACGCGTCAAACTGCCACCAATCGAATGGGAGATCGGCAAGTGA
- a CDS encoding cell division protein FtsK, giving the protein MREDSLVKAEPVLDGELVDELPQPRRRAGRRWWLLRRVPAWDRYQTRQVVKDAAVGVLRSPGRLVGAAVRGVVAAVRWWRRWVSVRDYREAAEQAEKLADKFVEIRALTLFRWKVTGLVAVAAVVLAAVAHLLFGSVVVWGGGVVVLVGLAVLGRRKDGSPGRKAVLAGPRTLKWTMDPQVLVDAFRDAKLIGKDETLRLVERATRIGDGWAVTVDLPATRKAADVIKNRDALASALAVDEVQLIVERVRGNGGHAGRVSMWVADQDPYVGPPLRTPLLDLARWDAWRPVPFGRDARDRRVDLPLVWTSLLVGAIPRQGKTFAARLAAAGLILDPFTRLYVADFKAGKDWDAAAQVAHRFMSGDESVHVRALIDWLVELVGEVQGRYRRMRELDDVTCPESKVTPEMSRDRALNMPVTAIFVDEVQVPLEDRTQVAVEGQKVAAGEYVGELLTWLAKKGPAAGIVLALATQRPDSKTIPSGLRAVIGSRFALRVMDWRDSNIVLGEQMNTRGYDSSRLLASHKGVGILRPDGDVADGLALTVRTYYMPNEDWQVICRRGRELREAEGTLTGHAAGDDVPLLERVAEAAPVELPEPLAAVVEYLGEDGRRFVPSAELVEALGVEATAFGRQMGELGCRPTRDRVPGEDGRTKQVRGYLAADIRRAVERLGDSRGQGERS; this is encoded by the coding sequence ATGCGTGAGGACTCGTTGGTGAAGGCGGAGCCGGTGCTGGACGGCGAGCTGGTGGACGAACTGCCGCAGCCGCGGCGGCGGGCGGGGCGTCGCTGGTGGCTTCTGAGGCGTGTTCCGGCGTGGGACCGGTATCAGACGCGTCAGGTGGTCAAGGACGCGGCGGTTGGTGTTCTTCGGTCGCCGGGGCGGCTGGTTGGTGCTGCGGTTCGCGGGGTGGTCGCCGCGGTGCGCTGGTGGCGGCGGTGGGTCTCGGTTCGGGACTACCGGGAGGCCGCTGAGCAGGCGGAGAAGTTGGCGGACAAGTTCGTTGAGATCAGGGCGTTGACCTTGTTCCGGTGGAAGGTGACCGGGCTTGTTGCGGTTGCTGCTGTAGTGCTCGCGGCGGTGGCTCATCTGCTGTTCGGCTCGGTGGTGGTGTGGGGTGGCGGCGTTGTGGTGCTAGTCGGGTTGGCGGTGCTTGGGCGGCGGAAGGACGGGAGTCCGGGGCGTAAGGCGGTGCTGGCGGGGCCGCGCACGCTGAAGTGGACGATGGACCCGCAGGTCCTGGTGGACGCCTTCCGCGACGCGAAGCTGATCGGGAAGGACGAGACGCTTCGCCTGGTCGAGCGCGCGACGCGGATCGGTGACGGCTGGGCGGTCACGGTGGATCTGCCGGCCACCCGCAAGGCGGCGGACGTGATCAAGAACCGGGATGCTTTGGCGTCCGCACTGGCGGTGGATGAGGTGCAGCTCATCGTGGAGCGGGTGCGTGGGAACGGTGGCCATGCCGGGCGGGTGTCGATGTGGGTGGCGGATCAGGACCCGTACGTCGGGCCGCCGTTGCGGACGCCGCTGCTGGACTTGGCGCGTTGGGATGCGTGGCGGCCGGTGCCGTTCGGGCGGGACGCTCGGGATCGGCGGGTGGATCTGCCGTTGGTGTGGACGTCGCTGCTGGTTGGGGCGATTCCTAGGCAGGGCAAGACGTTCGCGGCCCGACTGGCGGCGGCCGGGCTGATACTGGACCCGTTCACGCGGCTGTACGTGGCGGACTTCAAGGCGGGCAAGGACTGGGACGCTGCTGCGCAGGTGGCTCACCGGTTCATGTCCGGTGACGAGTCAGTACACGTCCGAGCGCTGATCGACTGGCTTGTTGAGCTGGTTGGCGAGGTTCAGGGGCGGTATCGCCGGATGCGCGAGTTGGACGACGTGACGTGTCCGGAGTCGAAGGTGACGCCGGAGATGTCGCGGGATCGGGCGCTGAACATGCCGGTCACGGCGATCTTCGTCGATGAGGTGCAGGTGCCGTTGGAGGACCGGACTCAGGTGGCCGTCGAGGGGCAGAAGGTCGCGGCTGGTGAGTACGTCGGCGAGTTGTTGACGTGGTTGGCGAAGAAGGGGCCGGCGGCGGGGATCGTGCTGGCGTTGGCGACTCAGCGGCCGGATTCGAAGACGATTCCGTCTGGGTTGCGTGCGGTGATCGGGTCGCGGTTCGCGCTGCGGGTGATGGACTGGCGGGACAGCAACATTGTGCTCGGCGAACAGATGAACACGCGTGGCTATGACAGCAGTCGGTTGCTCGCGTCGCACAAGGGCGTAGGCATCTTGCGGCCGGACGGTGACGTTGCGGATGGGTTGGCGTTGACGGTTCGTACGTACTACATGCCGAATGAGGATTGGCAGGTCATCTGCCGTCGCGGCCGGGAGCTACGGGAAGCGGAGGGGACGCTGACCGGGCACGCGGCAGGGGATGATGTTCCGCTGCTGGAGCGCGTTGCGGAGGCGGCGCCGGTGGAGCTGCCGGAGCCGTTGGCCGCGGTGGTCGAGTACCTGGGCGAGGACGGGCGTCGGTTCGTGCCGAGTGCTGAGTTGGTCGAGGCGTTGGGGGTCGAGGCGACGGCGTTCGGGCGGCAGATGGGCGAGTTGGGGTGCCGGCCGACCAGGGATCGTGTGCCGGGCGAGGACGGGCGGACGAAGCAGGTCCGCGGGTATCTGGCGGCTGATATCAGGCGTGCGGTGGAGCGATTGGGTGACAGCCGTGGCCAGGGTGAGCGATCGTGA
- a CDS encoding helix-turn-helix transcriptional regulator, producing the protein MIGLAGRRTALVAARKAAGFTQEGLAEALHVDRSTVIRWEAGEYAPLPYLRPKLARLLGRSADQLRDVLDGEPPGDAVELGHEVERALNWVDARAGWSAGEANRRVRGELATGRAPQAARALGRGEIAAALGAYYGGEVVGHALYAARAGSARAVTSVSTRPEWLAPWALDAASDLELVPGSGSAAGPIDGAAAVRRLARVVEGDVRMTDAPIYRLTEVEAAAGGLVGRVELGSFVEYALTADLLEGELVDALTAGRSAKPGALPLRDRYLPDLASVLDLRGRLCAGGVLALTAIARPSDPYRGEADYLLLVQERSAQVLNAAGKLSVIPKGFHGPLADYRADARIGATLRRELEEELFGRADVDNTAGGPRAADPMHASRLSRPMRWLGERADRMRMERTGFGFNLVSGNYEFATLIVIEDEAFWARFGGEVEANWEAAGLRQYSTRDAEMLVDLVGDKSWSNEGLFAFLQGLRRLRENGGSRVALPEIELGC; encoded by the coding sequence GTGATCGGCTTGGCTGGGCGGCGGACGGCCCTGGTGGCGGCGAGGAAGGCCGCCGGGTTTACGCAGGAAGGGCTTGCCGAGGCGCTGCACGTCGACCGGTCGACGGTGATTCGCTGGGAGGCTGGCGAGTACGCGCCCCTCCCATACTTGCGGCCGAAGCTTGCGCGGCTGCTTGGCCGGAGTGCGGACCAGCTCCGCGACGTGCTCGACGGCGAGCCGCCGGGCGACGCGGTGGAACTCGGCCATGAGGTGGAGCGCGCGCTGAACTGGGTCGATGCGCGAGCGGGTTGGTCGGCGGGAGAAGCGAACCGGCGAGTGCGTGGTGAGCTGGCCACAGGGCGGGCGCCGCAGGCAGCGCGCGCGTTGGGGCGCGGCGAGATCGCTGCGGCACTGGGCGCGTACTACGGCGGCGAAGTCGTCGGGCATGCGCTCTACGCGGCGCGGGCTGGGAGCGCGCGAGCGGTGACCAGCGTCTCTACGCGGCCTGAGTGGCTTGCACCGTGGGCGCTGGACGCGGCGAGCGACCTGGAGTTGGTGCCGGGCAGTGGTTCGGCGGCCGGGCCGATCGATGGGGCTGCGGCGGTTCGCAGGTTGGCGCGGGTCGTGGAGGGCGACGTCCGGATGACGGATGCGCCGATCTATCGGTTGACGGAGGTCGAGGCGGCGGCCGGTGGTTTGGTGGGGCGGGTCGAGTTGGGCTCGTTTGTGGAGTACGCGCTTACGGCTGACCTGCTTGAGGGCGAGCTGGTGGACGCGCTGACCGCGGGACGGTCGGCGAAGCCGGGTGCGCTGCCGCTCCGGGATCGGTATTTGCCGGATCTGGCGAGCGTGCTCGACCTTCGGGGCCGGTTGTGTGCTGGTGGGGTGCTGGCGTTGACGGCGATTGCGCGGCCGTCGGACCCGTACCGCGGCGAGGCCGATTACCTCTTGCTGGTCCAGGAACGTTCGGCGCAGGTGCTCAACGCGGCGGGCAAGTTGTCGGTGATTCCGAAGGGCTTTCACGGGCCGTTGGCGGACTACCGGGCAGATGCCCGGATCGGGGCGACGCTGCGTCGCGAGCTGGAGGAAGAGCTGTTCGGGCGCGCTGACGTCGACAACACCGCCGGTGGGCCGCGGGCGGCGGACCCGATGCACGCAAGTCGGTTGTCGCGGCCGATGAGGTGGTTGGGCGAGCGGGCCGATCGGATGCGGATGGAGCGCACCGGCTTCGGGTTCAACCTGGTCAGCGGCAACTACGAGTTCGCCACGCTGATCGTGATCGAGGATGAAGCGTTCTGGGCGCGGTTTGGTGGCGAGGTTGAGGCCAACTGGGAGGCGGCCGGGTTACGCCAGTATTCGACGAGGGATGCTGAAATGCTGGTGGACCTTGTTGGCGATAAATCGTGGAGCAATGAGGGGCTGTTCGCGTTCCTGCAAGGGTTGCGGCGACTTCGGGAGAATGGTGGTAGTCGGGTTGCCTTGCCGGAAATTGAATTAGGTTGCTGA
- a CDS encoding tetratricopeptide repeat protein, with translation MAVYFPRGQKSFVEIKAKLIDDDAGVRQNDAVGLVFVTNQEVTLKERELLAKLAKKKLELLHLERIVSILDAPPMHAVREQFLDISNSDPEKRVRSNNISQDLLFIQSITRQSAKEGSTRLFGRENAIIALGKFLNKTQGNGPAVSLISGLAGTGKTALASQMAKSVVDRGYYSENSVFVDFRGYTLDVSDAVQPSAVIPGILYALGERDMNLEPSSMLLKYHEVLDVKARSGAAVLLVFDNVSDVNQIESLLPRIGGHKVIITSRSTFEGRLSNCLAVRIGKLESTEACQMLIQLSSGQGHAHQRGEIGEFRRLARLCGELPLALQIAAAILRSDPNLSPHELAEELASEADRLESLQYHDLMVNVALTASYIRLGQEAAQLLRFSSLHPGEEISLASLSALIARRPVATRRLVRALQHAHLFEPGATVDRWRLHDLVRIYAADKLVEVEHENAINAARGRLFDYYEEMVVAAAEWRSKDANFDTRNAANEWLQHEISTVISCVHLASKMSRLATSWTLAISIGSVLSVGNNHAMRLDVSNLAVSAAEQLKDADKLASALNNVGLTENSLQRYDEAIKTFTRGLRIARTCDMPDHEIRLLTGLSESLRKRGDAELSIGPLRRAFKLIEKYGTYGHSGYVLTNIGITLRESGQPEESIPYFRNALEYHRANEDRRAEASTLGQLGTALSQTGGWLEAERLILESIKAAKDVNDAYNGAMMLINLGNLYVQQQRYEDALEQYEIALQAFQDFESFTGIYVVLMNMSKLYAKTKQFDLASDTLARARAYSSAQKTD, from the coding sequence ATGGCCGTCTATTTTCCGCGAGGCCAGAAAAGCTTCGTGGAAATAAAGGCAAAACTAATCGACGACGATGCCGGCGTGCGCCAGAATGACGCAGTCGGACTTGTTTTTGTCACGAACCAAGAAGTCACTCTTAAAGAGAGGGAGTTACTGGCTAAACTGGCTAAAAAGAAACTCGAATTGCTTCACCTTGAACGAATCGTTTCCATTCTCGATGCTCCTCCTATGCATGCAGTGCGCGAGCAGTTCCTAGATATCTCGAATTCCGACCCCGAGAAGAGGGTTAGAAGTAACAATATCTCGCAGGACTTACTCTTTATTCAGAGTATTACTCGTCAATCCGCAAAAGAAGGTTCGACAAGGCTGTTCGGACGTGAAAATGCTATAATCGCGCTCGGCAAATTTCTAAATAAAACACAAGGAAACGGTCCCGCTGTCAGCTTGATCTCAGGTCTAGCAGGCACGGGAAAGACGGCACTTGCGAGTCAAATGGCAAAGAGCGTGGTAGATCGAGGCTACTATTCCGAAAACTCGGTTTTTGTAGACTTTCGTGGTTATACGTTGGATGTGTCGGATGCCGTACAACCCAGTGCTGTTATTCCAGGAATTCTTTACGCTTTAGGTGAACGCGATATGAATCTTGAGCCGAGTTCAATGCTATTGAAGTACCATGAGGTACTCGATGTCAAGGCCAGATCTGGGGCCGCAGTTCTACTTGTATTCGATAACGTATCGGACGTAAACCAGATCGAGTCGCTGCTGCCTCGCATTGGTGGACACAAAGTAATTATCACTTCAAGATCAACATTCGAAGGCCGGTTGTCGAATTGTTTGGCCGTTCGGATTGGCAAGTTGGAGAGCACCGAAGCTTGCCAGATGCTAATTCAACTATCCTCAGGGCAAGGGCACGCTCATCAAAGGGGAGAAATAGGCGAATTCCGCCGCCTCGCTCGGTTGTGCGGCGAGTTGCCGTTAGCACTGCAGATAGCGGCGGCGATTCTCCGTTCGGACCCCAACCTTTCGCCACACGAACTGGCAGAGGAGTTGGCATCGGAGGCGGATCGACTTGAATCGCTACAGTATCACGATCTCATGGTTAACGTCGCATTGACAGCCTCCTACATTCGACTCGGCCAAGAAGCAGCACAACTGTTGCGATTCTCATCTTTACATCCGGGCGAGGAGATTTCACTGGCGTCGCTGTCCGCTTTAATTGCGCGTCGACCCGTCGCTACTCGCCGACTAGTTCGAGCCCTGCAACACGCGCATCTGTTCGAGCCTGGAGCTACGGTTGATCGGTGGAGACTGCACGACCTTGTCCGAATTTACGCGGCGGACAAGCTGGTGGAAGTAGAGCATGAGAATGCTATCAATGCAGCAAGGGGCCGCCTGTTCGATTATTATGAAGAGATGGTCGTCGCAGCTGCGGAATGGCGTTCAAAAGATGCAAATTTTGATACGCGAAATGCCGCAAATGAGTGGCTGCAGCATGAGATCTCCACGGTCATTTCCTGTGTGCATCTGGCTTCCAAGATGTCGCGCCTGGCGACATCTTGGACTCTAGCTATTTCAATAGGATCGGTTCTTTCGGTAGGTAATAATCACGCAATGCGCTTGGATGTCTCCAATCTCGCCGTCTCGGCAGCAGAGCAGCTTAAGGATGCAGACAAGTTGGCTTCGGCGTTGAATAACGTTGGCCTGACCGAAAATTCTCTCCAAAGGTATGACGAGGCAATCAAGACGTTTACCAGGGGCCTTCGGATCGCCCGAACTTGCGACATGCCCGATCATGAGATCCGATTACTGACCGGGCTAAGTGAGTCACTTAGGAAGCGTGGCGACGCCGAACTAAGCATTGGTCCCCTTAGGCGAGCGTTCAAGCTCATCGAGAAGTATGGCACTTATGGACACTCCGGCTACGTGTTGACTAATATTGGGATAACACTTCGCGAATCCGGTCAGCCCGAAGAGTCGATTCCGTACTTCAGGAATGCGCTTGAGTATCATCGCGCAAACGAGGATCGCCGAGCGGAAGCTTCTACTCTTGGACAGCTCGGAACGGCGTTAAGTCAGACGGGAGGCTGGCTTGAAGCGGAGCGCCTTATCCTTGAATCCATTAAAGCCGCAAAGGATGTTAATGATGCATATAATGGTGCAATGATGTTGATTAATCTCGGGAATCTCTACGTGCAGCAACAACGATATGAGGATGCACTTGAGCAGTATGAGATCGCACTACAAGCGTTTCAGGATTTCGAGTCCTTTACAGGCATTTACGTCGTTTTAATGAACATGTCCAAGCTGTATGCCAAGACCAAGCAGTTTGATCTTGCGTCGGATACCTTGGCAAGAGCGCGAGCGTACTCAAGTGCGCAGAAAACAGACTGA